The proteins below come from a single Mangifera indica cultivar Alphonso chromosome 16, CATAS_Mindica_2.1, whole genome shotgun sequence genomic window:
- the LOC123199749 gene encoding flavonol synthase/flavanone 3-hydroxylase-like, whose protein sequence is MELQRVQAIASLSFSKGSIPSEFIRPEKEQPAITTYNGPVPEIPTIDLNDPSEENLVRLVAEASRDWGIFQVVNHGIPGDVISKLQTAGREFFELPQEEKEVYAKPPGAQTVEGYGTTLQKEVDGKKGWVDHLFHKIWPPSSINYQFWPKHPPYREVNEEYAKYIKEVVDKLFKTLSLGLGIEGHVLKEASGGEDIEFLLKINYYPPCPRPDLALGVVPHTDLSTITILVPNEVPGLQVFKDDRWIDAKYIPNALIVHIGDQIEILSNGKYKAVLHRTTVNKEKTRMSWPVFLEPPRESVIAPLPQLVGEDDPPKYKAKKFKDYIYCKLNKIPQ, encoded by the exons ATGGAGTTACAAAGAGTCCAAGCAATTGCCTCCTTATCTTTTTCAAAAGGTAGCATTCCTTCTGAGTTCATTAGACCTGAGAAAGAGCAGCCTGCAATCACTACATATAATGGGCCAGTGCCTGAAATCCCCACCATTGATCTCAACGATCCCAGCGAAGAGAACCTGGTCCGTTTAGTGGCCGAAGCTAGCCGAGATTGGGGGATTTTTCAGGTGGTGAACCATGGAATTCCTGGTGATGTTATAAGTAAATTGCAGACTGCAGGGAGAGAGTTCTTTGAGCTCCCACAAGAGGAAAAAGAAGTTTATGCAAAGCCACCAGGAGCTCAAACGGTTGAAGGCTATGGTACTACCCTTCAAAAAGAAGTTGACGGAAAAAAGGGTTGGGTGGATCATTTGTTCCATAAGATTTGGCCTCCTTCTTCTATCAACTACCAATTTTGGCCTAAACATCCTCCTTACAG GGAGGTGAACGAGGAGTAtgcaaaatacataaaagagGTGGTGGATAAGTTGTTTAAAACTCTTTCACTAGGGTTAGGTATTGAAGGTCATGTGTTAAAAGAAGCATCTGGCGGTGAAGATAttgaatttttgcttaaaataaattactacCCACCATGTCCTCGTCCCGATCTTGCTCTTGGTGTTGTCCCTCACACCGATCTTTCCACCATCACCATTCTTGTTCCTAATGAAGTCCCTGGACTCCAGGTCTTCAAGGATGACCGCTGGATCGATGCCAAGTACATCCCCAATGCTCTTATTGTTCACATCGGTGATCAGATTgag ATTCTCAGCAATGGAAAATACAAGGCAGTGCTACACAGAACAACAGTGAACAAGGAGAAGACAAGGATGTCATGGCCAGTATTTTTAGAGCCACCAAGAGAGTCTGTAATTGCTCCACTTCCTCAACTTGTTGGAGAAGACGATCCACCTAAATATAAGGCCAAGAAATTTAAGGATTATATTTATTGCAAACTTAATAAAATTCCCCAgtag